In a single window of the Tachyglossus aculeatus isolate mTacAcu1 chromosome 14, mTacAcu1.pri, whole genome shotgun sequence genome:
- the SLC35E3 gene encoding solute carrier family 35 member E3, with protein MAAWPWSHGRLASGLLLNLLSSTCIVFLNKWLYARHGFPNVSLTLVHLASTGLGLAACHRLRLFAPRRLRPAALLPLALAFCGFVVFTNLSLQHNTVGTYQLAKAMTTPAILLIQTVFYRKAFSANVRLTLIPITLGVILNSYYDVKFNFRGLVFATLGVFVTSLYQVWVGAKQHELQVNSMQLLYYQAPMSSVLLLAIVPFFEPVFGEGGIFGPWSLSAVLMVLLSGVVAFMVNLSIYWIIGNTSPVTYNMFGHFKFCITLCGGYLLFKDPLSINQGLGILCTLFGIMAYTYFKLSEQEGNKSKLAQRP; from the exons ATGGCGGCGTGGCCGTGGTCGCACGGGCGGCTGGCGTCGGGGCTGCTGCTGAACCTGCTGTCGTCGACGTGCATCGTGTTCCTGAACAAGTGGCTGTACGCGCGTCACGGGTTCCCCAACGTCAGCCTGACGCTGGTGCACCTGGCGTCCACGGGGCTGGGCCTGGCCGCCTGCCACCGGCTGCGGCTGTTCGCGCCCCGGCGGCTGCGGCCCGCCGCCCTGCTGCCCCTCGCCCTCGCCTTCTGCGGCTTCGTCGTCTTCACCAACCTGTCGCTGCAGCACAACACCGTGGGCACCTACCAGCTGGCCAAGGCCATGACCACCCCCGCCATCCTCCTCATCCAGACCGTCTTCTACCGGAAGGCCTTCTCCGCCAACGTACGACTCACCCTG ATTCCCATCACCCTGGGCGTAATCCTGAATTCCTACTACGACGTGAAGTTCAATTTCCGCGGACTGGTGTTTGCTACTCTCGGTGTGTTTGTCACGTCCCTTTATCAAGTG TGGGTTGGAGCCAAACAGCACGAGCTGCAAGTGAACTCCATGCAGCTGCTCTACTACCAAGCGCCCATGTCATCGGTCTTGCTGTTGGCCATCGTGCCCTTCTTTGAGCCCGTGTTCGGAGAAGGGGGGATATTTGGACCGTGGTCGCTCTCCGCCGTG CTTATGGTGCTGCTGTCCGGTGTGGTGGCCTTCATGGTAAACCTGTCCATCTACTGGATCATTGGGAACACGTCACCCGTCAC CTATAACATGTTCGGCCATTTCAAGTTCTGCATCACTCTGTGCGGAGGGTACCTCCTGTTCAAGGATCCACTGTCCATCAACCAGGGGCTCGGGATCTTGTGCACGTTATTCGGGATCATGGCCTATACCTACTTTAAGCTTAGCGAACAAGAAGGCAATAAGAGTAAACTGGCTCAGCGGCCCTAA